A window of the Harmonia axyridis chromosome 5, icHarAxyr1.1, whole genome shotgun sequence genome harbors these coding sequences:
- the LOC123680420 gene encoding uncharacterized protein LOC123680420 isoform X3, which translates to MTYCVLSMSIFQKFITLSLLIINILFTYEISLTDTDTNENSRSLRQTPRCEEKLEFKNCENGNKVIYRNENLRIYGRLTRCRDKEYRIDWKLVDIKTGEAQLFTDNPSEGELFIDKYQLNEGKYRVVINAYTVKKDLSIYKDDCNLTVKVSPPFAMIQGGFQRYIGEGRDLLLNASGCMDYNSKYPRDTNNFEYSWIYDCDTCGGFITSREKGPILVIPGSAHRKEMKYLIKLGVRTKYWQEMTFARQLVYVRKDTPGIEIKCVQNCNPGRDVKTLLAFCTYHCPAPYNWTWSVYKVPKDDQAIIDGKEEWTFVNSRTNNTNMFEINPDIQVPDTGYMVTVHLNEYKNTTASFKFITTPKNTHSCSLSPGRGTTLLQKFTINCDRDFKETYFWVSVAITENKEQVLQFDSSWEYFSFIVPYVGPLTLHWTDYAGVENVKIWGASTFSEMGMNTPDDIVAFYHEGEDCLDNLLLEKDYIAAFDKMTLIARSISMHRSHQCADVDKIQMLADCLLYDIRQLPITDAMYVEQAMSIMEDLTSGIVVFTPEYISTSTAFCKELSLKYRKLVKDNFIPGNKEDMSLHASVSQLMVCTSAGNRANFSAIATKEAIVEMTTVMYIIEEDNVNTEFYDEYRDEAYSLHNKEMYRNVSQDFLDICNYNGRVLIRGLKGHKKKSVDTVDNGNYTIIVGMKKGYEMVETLIRIQKVQIRISKDLVDSDHMYTMILCATNENVFWWQNEVEILSDIVIFSIRMDSMVTVTQFRKPFEMTFALHRFATKVHSSLESSVRAKHLLREPKDPYEEQLSIYKILLEAGYSFVVDFMDYDKGVSLNVVSATFRRPQLSDFTHHMQIITKQRSYYVNDEVYDYDTFRLLAVIPTPPNEKRRNDSFRFKMDTYAGTCVKWHEDVEKFYPHCKSEFLDMATVKCRCKRLSTITASVKNIPIKELEKYMPLPVALEEGLFYGVCIIIGLIFLVYCILICFAVKEEDCTQQAIYLLSDVIRDNRYGYLIIINTSLRLGAGTTSNVMIRLKGVRGDSEPHVLNYPDPLMFILQRHGEDWFLLATRDNLGRIKEIELWIDGVGSSPSWSCSSVAILDLQHKIWYHFRVSQTFNIYPKPKIYLKSKPNDDRKDHNTNMRVILDLLKKCLPSFKLFNFSLKQTDETLSYIKRLTFMLSIVTSIAVWCIVIEGVPERNATDTITKHCSYTLTNSVLMNGIGASITTAFYHLLIKYLFMSSRVQIPFHSISQRSKKSLIFTVICWLAIILLITFNITYIMIYSVWIPDIRAMLWFTEIVVGIIFFIFVLDVIYSSIEKMLFSDNRINKYLKRAFRMILEDIENQRILLYTVYGKYLLRPYLRHLYKPLYGVALRILWHTEKLKYEMKELIEHLIMFLMYMCLMYMVIMADRDYRSIYSNKQVKKLINGSSCKTFRFTDVINLRT; encoded by the exons ATGACATATTGTGTATTGAGTAtgagtatttttcaaaaattcattacatTATCCCTTCtgattatcaatattttgttcACCTATGAAATATCATTGACAGATACAGATACGAATGAAAATTCAAGATCGTTGAGACAAACACCTAGATGTGAAGAAAAGTTAGAATTTaaaaattg CGAAAATGGGAATAAAGTAATTTATCGAAACgaaaatttgagaatatatGGCAGATTGACGAGATGCAGAGACAAGGAATACAGAATTGATTGGAAATTGGTGGATATTAAAACTG GAGAGGCGCAATTATTTACTGATAATCCCTCAGAAGGAGAACTATTTATAGATAAATACCAATTGAACGAAGGCAAATATAGAGTTGTTATCAATGCTTATACTGTGAAGAAGGATCTGTCAATTTACAAGGATGAT TGTAACTTGACTGTGAAAGTTTCTCCACCATTTGCAATGATACAGGGTGGATTCCAACGTTATATTGGAGAGGGGAGGGATCTGCTTTTGAATGCATCTGGTTGTATGGACTACAATAGTAAATATCCCCGTGATACAAACAACTTTGAGTATAGCTGGATCTATGACTGCGATACTTGTGGAGGATTCATAACATCGAGAGAGAAAG GTCCCATTCTTGTTATTCCTGGTTCGGCACATAGAAAAGAGATGAAGTATTTAATCAAACTAGGAGTTCGGACTAAATATTGGCAGGAAATGACCTTCGCCAGACAGTTAGTGTATGTAAGGAAAGACACTCCTGGAATAGAAATCAA GTGCGTACAAAATTGTAACCCTGGACGAGATGTTAAAACATTGCTGGCTTTTTGCACCTACCACTGTCCAGCACCCTACAATTGGACATGGAGCGTGTACAAGGTTCCAAAAGATGACCAGGCTATCATAGATGGCAAGGAAGAGTGGACATTTGTGAACTCTCGTACAAACAATACGAATATGTTCGAGATCAATCCAGATATTCAGGTTCCTGATACGGGCTACATGGTGACAGTTCACTTGa ATGAATATAAGAATACTACAGCCTCATTTAAGTTCATAACGACGCCAAAGAATACTCATTCTTGTAGTTTATCACCTGGTCGTGGAACCACTTTACTACAAAAATTTACCATCAATTGTGATCGTGACTTCAAGGAAACATATTTTTGGGTCTCAGTAGCAATCACGGAAAATAAag AACAAGTTCTGCAATTCGATTCTTCATGGGAATACTTTTCATTTATCGTTCCTTACGTTGGGCCTCTTACTTTACATTGGACAGATTATGCTGGtgttgaaaatgttaaaatatGGGGTGCTTCAACTTTCTCG GAAATGGGAATGAACACTCCTGATGACATCGTAGCCTTTTATCACGAGGGCGAAGACTGTTTGGATAATCTATTACTCGAAAAGGATTATATCGCTGCATTCGACAAAATGACTTTAATAGCTAGAAGCATCTCTATGCATCGGAGTCATCAGTGTGCGGATgttgataaaattcaaatgCTAGCTGATTGTCTGCTCTATGATATTCGACAA CTTCCAATAACTGATGCTATGTACGTAGAACAAGCTATGAGCATTATGGAAGATTTGACAAGTGGGATAGTTGTTTTCACACCAGAGTATATATCAACATCTACAGCGTTTTGCAAGgaactttcattgaaatatagGAAACTGGTAAAAGATAATTTTATACCTGGTAATAAGGAAGATATGTCGTTACATGCATCTGTGAG TCAGTTGATGGTGTGCACCTCTGCAGGTAATCGTGCCAATTTTTCAGCAATTGCAACGAAAGAAGCAATTGTAGAAATGACTACCGTCATGTATATCATTGAAGAGGATAATGTGAATACagaattttatgatgaatataGGGATGAAGCTTACTCTcttcataacaaagaaatg taTAGAAACGTCTCACAAGATTTCTTGGATATATGCAACTACAATGGAAGAGTTCTCATAAGAGGACTTAAaggtcacaaaaaaaaatcggtaGATACGGTGGATAATGGAAATTACACCATAATCGTGGGCATGAAAAAAGGTTATGAAATGGTAGAAACACTTATCCGTATACAAAAAGTTCAAATAAGAATTTCAAAGGATCTAGTTGATAGCGATCATATGTATACGATGATC CTATGTGCGACCAATGAAAATGTTTTCTGGTGGCAAAATGAAGTAGAAATTTTGAGTGACATCGTAATTTTTTCCATTAGAATGGATTCAATGGTAACCGTCACCCAATTTCGCAAACCATTTGAAATGACATTTGCGCTGCATAGATTTGCCACAAAAGTACACTCATCGTTAGAATCGTCTGTACGAGCGAAACATCTCTTGAGAGAACCGAAAGATCCTTATGAGGAACAGTTGTCCATTTACAAGATATTATTAGAGGCTGGATACTCTTTCGTTGTTGATTTCATGGATTATGATAAAGGCGTTTCGCTGAAT GTAGTATCGGCGACATTTAGAAGACCACAACTATCTGATTTCACACACCACATGCAGATAATTACTAAACAGAGGAGTTACTACGTGAACGATGAAGTCTACGATTATGATACCTTTCGTTTACTCGCAGTAATTCCAACTCCTCCGAATGAG AAACGAAGAAACGATAGTTTCCGATTTAAAATGGATACATATGCAGGAACATGTGTAAAATGGCATGAAGATGTAGAAAAGTTTTATCCTCACTGCAAG TCTGAATTTCTAGATATGGCAACAGTTAAATGTAGATGCAAAAGATTATCAACAATAACTGCTAGTGTCAAAAATATTCCTATAAAGGAATTAGAAAAATATATGCCATTACCTGTAGCGTTAGAAGAAGGGCTCTTCTACGGAGTTTGTATTATTATTGGATTAATATTCTTGGTGTATTGCATATTAATATGTTTTGCAGTTAAAGAAGAAGAT TGTACACAGCAAGCCATATATTTACTCAGCGATGTGATACGTGATAACAGATATGGATATCTGATCATAATAAACACTTCATTACGTCTTGGTGCAGGGACCACTTCCAATGTGATGATAAGACTGAAAGGAGTTAGAGGTGACAGCGAA CCCCATGTTCTCAACTATCCCGATCCACTCATGTTTATCTTGCAAAGGCATGGAGAAGACTGGTTCCTCCTAGCCACTAGAGATAATCTAGGCAGAATAAAAGAAATTGAACTTTGGATTGATGGTGTTGGATCATCGCCATCTTG GTCTTGCAGCAGCGTAGCGATTCTAGATCTTCAACATAAGATATGGTACCACTTCAGGGTCTCACAAACATTCAATATATACCCTAAGCCGAAAATTTATCTGAAATCGAAACCCAATGACGACAGAAAAGACCACAATACAAATATGAGAGTTATATTAGATCTACTCAAGAAGTGCCTGCCTagttttaaattattcaatttcagcTTAAA ACAAACAGATGAAACATTGTCATATATTAAGAGACTAACTTTCATGTTATCCATTGTAACTTCTATAGCTGTATGGTGCATAGTCATTGAAGGTGTTCCAGAAAGAAATGCAACTGACACAATCACGAAACATTGTTCATATACACTCACCAATTCTGTGCTAATGAACGGAATTGGTGCAAGTATTACAACTGCTTTTTATCATCTTTTAATCAAATACCTCTTTAT GTCGTCTCGAGTGCAAATTCCTTTTCATTCTATCTCACAGAGATCTAAGAAATCTTTGATATTTACTGTAATCTGTTG GTTGGCTATAATACTACTGATTACTTTCAACATAACTTATATAATGATCTACTCAGTTTGGATTCCAGATATTAGAGCAATGTTGTGGTTCACTGAAATTGTCGTCGggatcatttttttcattttcgtgcTAGACGTGATCTACAGCAGCATTGAGAAGATGCTATTTAGTGATAATCGA ATCAACAAATACCTCAAAAGAGCATTCAGAATGATACTTGAGGATATAGAAAACCAACGGATATTGTTGTATACAGTGTACGGAAAATACCTTCTAAGACCTTACCTGCGTCATCTGTACAAACCTTTATATGGAGTTGCACTGAGG attttatgGCACACTGAAAAgttgaaatatgaaatgaaagaGTTGATCGAACATTTGATTATGTTTCTTATGTATATGTGCCTGATGTACATGGTCATCATGGCAGATAGGGACTACCGAAGCATATATAGTAACAAACAAGTTAAAAAACTTATTAATGGTTCCTCTTGCAAAACATTTCGATTCACTGATGTGATCAATCTCAGAACGTGA